Part of the Primulina huaijiensis isolate GDHJ02 chromosome 15, ASM1229523v2, whole genome shotgun sequence genome is shown below.
GTTTTGCTCACTTGATCAATGTCTGAAACACCTTTAACGCCAGCAACCACCTCAAGCACCTGCCTGGAAAAGTTAACTGTATTATTTGACATTGTGCGATTACAACAGAGACTGTTGAGGGAAAAATAAGTCTCTTGCACAAACGGGATCAGAACAGAATCAAATGCATAGGTATTTCAATGCTTTCCACTCACCGTACTAAACATGGTTCGTTGCGACCTTTGACAACACACTCGGGATCATACTTCTCCTTTTTCTTTGAAGGCCATAAAgatttcacaaaattaattcCAGCGTGTGTATTCTTGATTTCACAGTAAGGTGAATCTGTTTCGATCATCATTCTTTCAAGAGGAATCCCCTTCACAACATTGAGATTCTCAGTAGTCTTCAAAGAGCATCCATTTACACCTTCAAAAGAAAGAATCaaataagataaaaataattcttaaaaaaaatcgatactCAATACATAAAAGATGCTGAGGGACATATCAAAATTCAACGAAGAGCGGAATCAATATGGAATTCACCTAGAAATAGATTCTCAAATGAAAGAAGCTGATCACGATCTTCTGCACTGCCACTAAAAGAATGAGCAACCCCAGAGCAGAAACTGCcaggaataattttttttaaaaagggaCAAAACGGAACTACAGATCTGGACGTggcattaaaaattaaatgcagCAACTGCTTGGCATTTTCATACCTTTTACTTTAGCAACATGACAAACATTAGAAGACTGATTTGACACCAAGAGATAGCGGATAAGGTATTCTAACTATGAGAGTTTTTTTCAAAGTTTTTCAACAagtaaaaagaaaacaatatctCAACACACACCTTTTACTGATTACCATGACACTGAGGCGTCATTATTTGCATTTACTGTATTATTAGCGGTGGGAATAGCTATTAACACGTTGCGGTCAGTTTTAAATCTTACCTATGTTTGTTTTGCTCAAGAATGCCACAGAAATCTTCAGCAGCAGCTCGCATATGGAGAAACATTGGTAACTTTGTGGCATATGCTAATTGAAATTGCTTCTCAAAGTACCTGAATTTTACTATTTCAAAAACAGGAAGATTTGCAACTAGAAAAAGCATGATATGCACAAAATAGAGAATTAAGAAACAATAAGATTATATCCCATGCACAAATAAAAACTCTCAGAGGTTCACTACCACTTCTTTcaactcagacctccaaatgcaAGATCAGAGGAAGGAAGAGAACAacattagaaaataaaaaaatatataagcaaTTTGTTCGAAAATTAAACTCCAAGTGCGAGATCAGAGGAAGGCACGTACTTCTTTTGAATTTCAGGCGGGCAAAAGTGAAGCCTATCATAATCCAATCCACATTCTCCAATTGCCACCACCTTGCTTGACATTAAGTTGACAGGAAAGAAATGACCAACAACTTCTTCATTAATCATGACATGATTTAAAAATAGGAATGACTTATAGTGCTGATCAAAAAATGTGGCACCAGTTGCAATAAAGATCATAGGCTACCTCAAactagtaatttaattaaaggcatgatttttatttttattttgtgaaaGATAGGAATTAAAATCTATTCACAGTGCTCGCATAAACATACTTTGCCTTTCTCAACTCCTTCTTTTGCCAAAGACAAAAGAGCCTCAAAATGCTTCTCTGCATCACCGCTGTTGTCAAACTCCTAATGGGAGGAATCAAAGATTAAATAATCTCAGGAAGATAAAATCTTGCGATTATAAATACAATGTTTGGTTTGTGTTGACACATAAATGCAGGTATAGAATCTCACATTACATCTTGTTGGATGCACACCAACAGTGCAGAAAAGTCTTGCTGTAATGACAAGCATATTCACAATATAAGCAATCATAGTATAATGAAGAGGAAAACTAGTTGACAATAGCAAAAATCAGAAACACCGTACTTATATAGAGTAAAGTTATAAAGTAGAATGTGGTGAGCTGACCATCAGTTTCGGCGATAGCAAGAGCTTCCTTTGACTCCTCAAGGGATCCTCCAGTGACCTGAATTAGCAATCATAGAATCATACATTTTCAGAAAATCCAAGATGAAAACACGAGACTGTCATTAGCTCTCCTGATTCAactctaaaatttaaaaatcgcttATCAAACAGAAAATGCAGTTGAACAtgacaaaaatattttgaagtgtCAGCATTAACGTGGcagaaactttgatttatagatatatatacCACCACAGATTATAATTAAGCCCAAGATTTTCATTTCTCAAGCTTCGTTCGCTCAACATTCTTGGCAACCACTCAAACCGTTTAAATGCCAAAATTTCCCCCCAAGAACTTGACTTTGACGATTCATTTGACATTTAACGCTCTTCCGCAACAAAACCAGTTACAGAACaaaagtgcataaaataaaataataggcTGAAAAATATACAATAATCCGATTGACACCAGCGTTCCAAGCCCTGCTGAGCACGGTGGAAATATCAGCTACATGATAATGCTTTCCATTATACATTCCTCTGAACATACTATCTGCATTTATTCttctataaattttattactcaAAAAAATCAAGACTGTTTAAAGatatttattagaaaaaaagagagagaaagacaagaaaagaaaaacgaaatcGCACATTTATACCTGTGAAATTGACGGCTATATCTGTAATCGAAACAAGCAGAAAAACAGCGAATTGGATTAAAAAAACGGATGCAAACAAAAATTGAAGAACAGAAATGGTGAAATTACTTGCCTATCATCTTCATGCTGCTGCTTGTCATGACCAATACGTTCAGAAAGAAGTGTCTGTGAAAATGTCTCTGAGTAAAAGGACAGGTTGAACCGAACTAATCGgcgatttttcttttttttgagaaaaaaatttccTGAAGAAGTAGTCTAAGTCGTGTTTCAATTTTAACTACACGTTTTATGAAGTCATCCAGTGCGacaacacgaaatatttatttttcccaGGCTTATAATTTCTTAATGGCGAAACGCTTTTCGTTTACgataaaagataatatttatatataaaaataaataaagcaaCTACTAATTTTGTTTCAAATGCAAGtcataaactcttaaatcagAATCAAAATATACTTGGTAAAACTTCACagatttgaaataatttgataTTCCTCCATTTTCCGTAgatttatataaaaatcatatatattaacAAATCTCTATTTTTtctgataaaataaaaatggatGAATATTTGACCTCATAAATTTTTTGGCCAAGATCATTCATTTGATTCTTAataatgttttatatatatgtcaaattaaatgtatatataatttaagttttgatatgctgcacacctaccgtgcacattTATGTGAGCACcaatgaggtgtcactcatttattggatgtgatgaaatatagaaaaattgtgcaTCTAATAGGTGAGTGACATCTCATTGGTGCTAAAATAAATGTGCACGATAGGtgtgcaacatatcaaaactctaTATAATTTACATCTTGAAAATCTTTAGCTTTCGTTGACTTGGGTGGGGAAAGTCGTGCAAGGAACCAGCCCGCCTCCATGATACCGGTCTCGTGTACTCATCtctcatttcaaattcaaattatatatcaattaaCTATATTATATTCACTATCTTACATAtaatctaagaaaaatattttatataacagTGTTATGTATATATAAGTACGTAATGTATGTTTGGATATATAGTGAAAATGtgcttttttaattaaatttcaaaatacaaGTTAAGAgtaaaaattgtaaatttttttctggtcctatgtattattttaaaaagtattaTCTAAAAATGATTCAATTTACATAATATGTATCGAGTGGACAAATACCTGGTCAACTCCTATCGGCCATTGTCCTCTTCTTCATCTTATCTCACCAAACTTCCCATTTCTTGGTACATTTTCCCATGCATCAAACTCTAAACCTCCTTCTCTCGTCACCATCGCTCCATTGTTTTGAAACAGAACCAGCTCCCCACTCTTGAATGTCATAAATTGAAGTACAAAATTGATCAGAAATTAACTCTATTTTTCATTCACACAGATTCTACGAAATGAACGATCTTTTCTCAGGATCCTTCTCTCGTTTCCGGGAGCAAGATCAATCCCCGCCACCAAATTCACATTCAATCGAGATGACTAACTCAGGCTCCACAGGCGGAGTCAATCTCGACAAGTTTTTCGAGGATGTGGAAGCCATCAAAGACGAGCTCCAAGACCTGGAATCTCTGTTCGCCCAGCTCCAGGCATCGCACGAGCAAACCAAGACTATGCACAACGCAAAAGCCATTAAAGATCTCCGATCACGAATGGAGGCTAATATCTCCGCCTCTCTGAAGAAAGCCAAAATCATCAAAGTCAGATTAGAAGCACTGGATCGCTCCAACGCCGCCAACCGGAGCATCCCCGGCTGCGGCCCAGGAAGCTCCTCCGACCGGACTCGAACATCCGTGGTCAACGGCTTGAGAAAGAAGCTCCAGGAAACCATGGCCCGATTCAACGACCTGAGACAGAAGATTGGATCCGAGTACAGGGAAACTGTTCAGCGGAGATACTACACGGTGACCGGTGAAAATCCGGATGAGAGAGTtttggatcagttgatagaaACAGGAGAGAGCGAGAGCTTTCTACAGAAGGCGATAGAGCAGCAGGGTAGAGGACAGGTGATGGATACTATAATGGAGATTCAAGAGAGGCACGATGCGGTGAAGGAAATAGAGAAGAATCTGCGGGAATTGCATCAGGTTTTCTTGGACATGGCGGTTCTGGTGCAGAGCCAGGGAGAGCAGCTTGATGATATCGAGAGCCAGGTGAATAGGGCTAGTTCTTTTGTGAGAGGTGGGACTCAGCAACTCGAGGTTGCTAGGAAACATCAGAAGAGTTCGAGGAAATGGGCTTGTTATGGGATTATTCTGCTGCTGATTATCATCTTGATCATTGTTCTATCCATTCGGCCATGGAAGTAATCAATTAATTACAGATCATTGAGTTTCAATCTTGACAAGTTAACTTTGTTCGACCATGATTACGTTTTTCGTTGTTGTATTTGCTTGAATACTTGTTTTTGTTCATTCTGGGAGAATATTAGGTATTTATTCTGAGATTTTGAATCAGGAAAAGCCTGATTTAATATCTCGGATGGTTTCATATATttatgttaatctttaaatcattatttGGAATTTTGTTCAAACTTCAAAGTAATTGTTCCGATACAAACAATAAGTTAATTTTTATGCCACGATTacaatttcttaatttttatgCCACGATTAAAACGTCCTTTGTTTTTATATGTACCAAACCAGTGATTCCGTTTAGACAAAAGAGCAAATAAATAAAGACTAAAAGTAATTTGACGTGatgcctatatatatatatatatagagatggAAATTACTTATGTGAAATTTAACGCtacaaatttaaatatgaaaaattaacAAATAGTAGTTACAGATATAATTAAGAGCACATAGAAAATTGAAAACTCATTTCAATGTAAGGAATATAGGGTCTCCGAAGGCTGGCAGTACTTGTTACATTGACAACTTCGAATTGAATTGTGGCCAATCAATTGTACATATAATTCGCTTATTGTTTAGATTCCATTGTTGTTAAACTCGACTTGTTTAATGTAGCATACAaatgatttatatttattactttGTCACACAAATAATAAGTTCGGAAACTTCAAATTTTAAGTTCAAACTAAatctttttaagaaaatattgttCTATAGGGCCTCCAATATTCTGGTTGACCTTGTATTTCTctagctaaaaaaaaaaaaattccgactaattattgtatattctaaaaatGTGTTGATTCCCATCCGATCAAGATGGATATGCACAAATCAAATTATGAGGTATGCATGAAGGATTCCTCCAAGTCCTAGCATGCAATCGAAGAATTTCTCTTGCTCTCTCCTTTAACTTACTCCCACAATCCACTTGAAGAACTAGGCACAATTTGGACGCCACGCCAATCTGCAACATTTCCTGCAAAACTCCGGGCGTAgacgaaaattttgaaatcgaatGCAAAATCCTCACACCCCGCTCGCTTGCCACCTGAGAGATCCGAAGTATTTTCTTCGAAACAACGGCCATTCCAGCGCTGTGATTCAGCAGCTCGGCTCTCCCCTCCGCACACTGGCACAATATGTCCAGCACCACTAGCATCATCTCACTAGCCCTTTTATCCGACGAATCGAGTAAAAGATCGATCAATAAAGGAACCGCGCCTGCTTCCACTGCTTTGATCCTGTTCCTCCCCCACGTACATACGTTGATCAGCGCTTTGAGCGTGGCTTTTGTAGCCTTTTTCGAGAACTCGTCATTCAAGATCAGTGCACATTGAAGAAAGAATTCGGAACTTAGGTTGATGATGATTCGAGCTGGATCGGCTACTTCAAGAATTGACTTTAGTAGCATGATTGCATAAGCCCGTGATTCGTAGCTCCCAAATTGCATCATATTGGTCAAGGATTCGACTAATTCTTGGTTGCTGACTGATTCCAACCACGATTCTGACAGATTGAGACTGCAAAGAATGCTCAAAGCCTCCTCACATATCAATTTCGATTCCGATTTATCTGCAGAGTCGTTATCAGCGCGATAAGCTTCCAGGGTTTTATTTACAATCAACGACGCCAGGAAATCTGCGGTTCCGACTGCTTCCATGCATCTTTTATTGGTCAGATTCTGTGAAGTGATGGATTTAAGTCTTCGTAAGCAATCCATCTGCATTTGTGGAGACTCGGCATCGTTGAGTAGCTTCAGAACCTCAGACTTACTAACTGGAGATCTTGGTGTGGGGAGTCTTTCGAAGCCATGCGAGGCGTGGATGGTGCACCAGGATTGGATCAGGCGCCTGAGGGTGATATTTGGGGTCAATTCCGAGTCGGAAAGGAGCTGCTTCGTGACCGGGCATTTGTTGTTCTCGTGAGTGAATATCCATTTTTCGATGCTATCCCTGTCGAATGTGATGCCGGTAGAGATCGTCACCGGATCTTTCATCATGTCTAGAGTAATGGGACACAGATAATATGGAGGAATTTCAACTTCCGCCATTGATTTCTTCTGATAATTATATATCAAGAATCAAGAATTATTGAACTTCCGCTTTAGGACTCGGGAGAATATGGAATCTTGTAATCGTTGATTTGCTTTTGTTTTGCAAATTCAGGTATTGGAGAATCGGTTTTATATGTGGGgaagtcaaaattttcaaaagtcaACACACGCAATTGTGTGTAGTTTGTGTGAATTAAGTTAGatggattttttaaatttttaaatattttgggGATTTGGACTTAGACTTTTCTTATTTGTTATGTGTAATAAATTTGTGGAAATTTTTGTGAGCTGGAATGGGTTGTCTGCCACCGACGCTTTGACTTTCTCTTAAATTATACAAGAAAGAAAGGTCAAATAGCATTTGTCCATTTAATCACAAacccttttatatattcaattatTGTTTGTACTAATAACTTTTAGATTCGTAGATTAATTGTAAGCAACTTCCGTTTTGACTTTTAATTCTtgtaatataaaattcaataaaacaaaAGTTTACATGGGTCgaaaattattaaatctcaAAAAACAACTCTTTAGTGTAAGAAgttagcaaaaacttgtgtgagacggtctcacgggtcgtattttatgagacgaatcttCTTATGTGGATCattcataaaaaagtattattttttatgttaagaatattactttttattgtgaatatcataaagattcgtgagatcgtctcacaagagacctactctaaaaagTTATATTCCCCCTGGGTGTCTCACCATTATGCTTACTTTTATTTTTTcggattaaataatttttttaaagaaaagacagttttattgataaaaatCCATCATCATCGGCATATCTTCCCTTAATTGTTGATAGCTatctgttattattattattattatgtattttaaattattactaTGTCAAACAACTTACTTCATAATTGGCTGCTTAAACCTTCACTGTCTGGGCCCCTCGGGTCAACCCTATTCGCATATGGCACGAAGCACACGGAATTTGCAATAGCTTCATTTtcaattactttttatttatttgaattttttttacatcaaCTTGGCcaattttgtgtttttaaatAAGCCAATTGACCAAGAGTATTAATGGGTCGATATGACATATCACTGtctaaattgggaaaaaaagaaaaaaagagactTGTATAATTATTAATTCACATCCACGTTGATAAAATCTTCTTCAACCTGGTCTTATCCCGATTTATTTAATGTTAGCTTATGATTCATCCTTATGATAATGTAGTATGAATTTATCCAATGATGTATGAATAAATCTATTACATAAGAATTATGAGTAGATTTAGACATTTTCAcggatttttattcgtgagacgaacCAGTCAtacttatatttacaataaataataatatttttaatataaaagtggtattttttcatgaataactcaaataatatattcgtctcacaattgacccgtgagaccgtctcgtgAAGAATTATTCACCTTatctaattcattttttttcaatttttctacCTCAACTCCGTAATATATAAATTGTAAATAtctatatcaaaaatattaactcGCTGGAATAAAATATGAACCCATATTAGCACCCAATATCACAAGTGTTTTACAATAAtgtatcattattttatttcagtatATATTCTGCTTTGCTCGGCTCAATAGTCAGTTCAGTGTTGCCCAAGGTAGTTTGGATGGTAAAATAAGGTGAGTTTTTATCAAGAGGTTAGgagttcaatttttttcttgtcTCTATTATCTAAACTTTGAGTCTGTCACACAAGACTTGTCTGGTGTAGTTTACATTATAATCGTGGTTTGCAAAATATTGTATTTACATTTTGGATTTCCCCATAATACAGCAAAAATAGCGGTTATGGGTTTtagttttttataaaaaaaaaaaataaagagaaaagtCAGTTCCGTGTTGGAATCGGAATTTAAAATGACTAACATTGGGCCTCCACTAAAACATTGGGCT
Proteins encoded:
- the LOC140958326 gene encoding uncharacterized protein isoform X2, with product MFRGMYNGKHYHVADISTVLSRAWNAGVNRIIVTGGSLEESKEALAIAETDARLFCTVGVHPTRCNEFDNSGDAEKHFEALLSLAKEGVEKGKVVAIGECGLDYDRLHFCPPEIQKKYFEKQFQLAYATKLPMFLHMRAAAEDFCGILEQNKHSFCSGVAHSFSGSAEDRDQLLSFENLFLGVNGCSLKTTENLNVVKGIPLERMMIETDSPYCEIKNTHAGINFVKSLWPSKKKEKYDPECVVKGRNEPCLVRQVLEVVAGVKGVSDIDQVSKTLYHNTCRVFFPQDLDSVADALLASGPSTD
- the LOC140958326 gene encoding uncharacterized protein isoform X1 is translated as MTSSSMKMIDIAVNFTDSMFRGMYNGKHYHVADISTVLSRAWNAGVNRIIVTGGSLEESKEALAIAETDARLFCTVGVHPTRCNEFDNSGDAEKHFEALLSLAKEGVEKGKVVAIGECGLDYDRLHFCPPEIQKKYFEKQFQLAYATKLPMFLHMRAAAEDFCGILEQNKHSFCSGVAHSFSGSAEDRDQLLSFENLFLGVNGCSLKTTENLNVVKGIPLERMMIETDSPYCEIKNTHAGINFVKSLWPSKKKEKYDPECVVKGRNEPCLVRQVLEVVAGVKGVSDIDQVSKTLYHNTCRVFFPQDLDSVADALLASGPSTD
- the LOC140959682 gene encoding syntaxin-121-like, whose product is MNDLFSGSFSRFREQDQSPPPNSHSIEMTNSGSTGGVNLDKFFEDVEAIKDELQDLESLFAQLQASHEQTKTMHNAKAIKDLRSRMEANISASLKKAKIIKVRLEALDRSNAANRSIPGCGPGSSSDRTRTSVVNGLRKKLQETMARFNDLRQKIGSEYRETVQRRYYTVTGENPDERVLDQLIETGESESFLQKAIEQQGRGQVMDTIMEIQERHDAVKEIEKNLRELHQVFLDMAVLVQSQGEQLDDIESQVNRASSFVRGGTQQLEVARKHQKSSRKWACYGIILLLIIILIIVLSIRPWK
- the LOC140958659 gene encoding E3 ubiquitin-protein ligase PUB23-like, with product MAEVEIPPYYLCPITLDMMKDPVTISTGITFDRDSIEKWIFTHENNKCPVTKQLLSDSELTPNITLRRLIQSWCTIHASHGFERLPTPRSPVSKSEVLKLLNDAESPQMQMDCLRRLKSITSQNLTNKRCMEAVGTADFLASLIVNKTLEAYRADNDSADKSESKLICEEALSILCSLNLSESWLESVSNQELVESLTNMMQFGSYESRAYAIMLLKSILEVADPARIIINLSSEFFLQCALILNDEFSKKATKATLKALINVCTWGRNRIKAVEAGAVPLLIDLLLDSSDKRASEMMLVVLDILCQCAEGRAELLNHSAGMAVVSKKILRISQVASERGVRILHSISKFSSTPGVLQEMLQIGVASKLCLVLQVDCGSKLKERAREILRLHARTWRNPSCIPHNLICAYPS